One region of Vitis vinifera cultivar Pinot Noir 40024 chromosome 1, ASM3070453v1 genomic DNA includes:
- the LOC100243671 gene encoding galactoside 2-alpha-L-fucosyltransferase, with amino-acid sequence MSKDSLLGGLLAAGFGEKSCLSRYQSALYRKISPYKPSSYLLSRLRKYEDLHKHCGPHTKSYRKTIKLLKSGHSVGPTDCNYVVWISYSGLGNRILTLASAFLYALLTNRVLLVDRGKDMADLFCEPFPEKSWLLPLDFPLLPKFNSINKESPHCFGKMLKNNIINSSTEQPPPFLYIYLSHDYGDHDKLFFCDQEQTLLGKVPWLIMKTNNYFVPSLFLMPSFEQELSKLFPEKETTFHHLGRYLFHPSNQVWGLITRFYKAYLAESNERIGIQIRTFDSGTAPFQYVIDQIMACTLKEKLLPEVNRQETFVTPAENQKSIAVLMTSLNSGYSEAVRNMYWEQSAMSGEVVSVYQPSHEEVQQSEKQGHNRKAWAEMYLLSTTEALITSAWSTFGYVAQGLGGVTPWILYKPQNRTAPDPPCGRAMSMEPCFHAPPFYDCKAKTGVDTGALVPHVRHCEDMSWGLKLVGRHREL; translated from the coding sequence ATGTCTAAAGACAGTCTGCTTGGTGGGCTTCTTGCTGCTGGATTTGGCGAAAAATCTTGCTTAAGCAGGTACCAGTCTGCCTTGTATCGAAAAATTTCACCTTATAAGCCTTCTTCCTATCTTCTTTCCAGATTGCGGAAGTATGAAGACCTCCATAAACATTGTGGACCCCATACCAAATCCTACAGGAAAACCATAAAACTACTCAAGTCTGGCCACAGTGTTGGCCCAACAGATTGTAACTATGTTGTGTGGATATCTTACAGTGGCTTAGGGAACAGGATCCTCACCCTGGCTTCTGCATTCCTTTATGCTCTTCTCACAAACCGTGTCCTGCTTGTTGACCGGGGAAAAGACATGGCTGATCTATTCTGTGAGCCATTTCCTGAAAAATCATGGTTACTGCCCCTGGACTTTCCCCTACTGCCTAAATTCAACAGCATTAACAAAGAATCTCCTCATTGTTTTGGGAAGATGCTGAagaataatatcataaattccTCAACAGAACAACCGCCACCATTTTTATATATCTACCTGAGTCACGATTATGGTGATCATGATAAGCTTTTCTTCTGTGATCAGGAACAAACCCTTCTTGGGAAAGTCCCTTGGTTGATCATGAAGACTAATAACTACTTTGTCCCATCTCTCTTCTTGATGCCTTCTTTTGAACAAGAACTAAGCAAATTATTCccagaaaaggaaactactttccATCACTTGGGTCGGTATCTTTTCCACCCTTCAAATCAAGTATGGGGACTGATCACAAGGTTCTATAAAGCTTACTTGGCTGAATCAAATGAGAGGATTGGCATCCAAATAAGGACTTTTGACTCTGGAACTGCTCCTTTCCAATATGTGATTGATCAAATCATGGCATGCACTCTAAAGGAGAAACTGCTGCCTGAAGTCAATAGACAAGAAACTTTTGTTACCCCAGCTGAAAACCAGAAATCAATAGCTGTTCTAATGACATCTTTAAATTCTGGGTACTCTGAGGCTGTGAGGAACATGTATTGGGAGCAGTCAGCCATGAGTGGGGAGGTGGTCAGCGTATACCAGCCAAGCCATGAGGAAGTCCAACAGAGTGAGAAGCAGGGGCACAACAGGAAGGCATGGGCAGAAATGTATCTCCTAAGTACGACTGAGGCATTGATAACCAGCGCATGGTCAACCTTTGGCTATGTGGCTCAGGGTCTTGGAGGTGTGACGCCTTGGATTCTGTACAAGCCTCAAAATCGGACAGCTCCTGATCCACCTTGTGGCAGGGCAATGTCAATGGAGCCATGCTTTCATGCCCCTCCCTTCTATGACTGTAAGGCGAAGACAGGAGTCGATACTGGTGCGCTTGTTCCTCATGTAAGACACTGTGAAGACATGAGCTGGGGCCTCAAGCTGGTTGGTAGACATAGAGAGTTGTAG